The following coding sequences lie in one Trichoderma breve strain T069 chromosome 1, whole genome shotgun sequence genomic window:
- a CDS encoding poly A polymerase head domain-containing protein: protein MSTNRSVQLTQREQQLRLLLVNVAKFIDTTVKLDQPLVLRWAGGWVRDRLLGTESHDIDVAINAMTGQQFAQHLSELHHIASNPDKSKHLETAMVKLFGMDLDFVNLRKETYAEDSRNPQMEFGTAEEDALRRDATINALFYNLHTEQIEDFTGGIRDMDAKTIRTPLEPFQTFMDDPLRVLRLIRFAARLGFTIDAESEKFMSDKRVLEALRKKISRERVGVELEKMLKGKTPRVALELINRLSLYQAIFSDPLQENTSMPDISRWHVSYSCLDELLKNRAPGSICQILVDDDETTYLAWNLAAVSPWIPVEDRSGGKKKANALPPVGIIAREGFKASNKLTTIMAACHKHRVEILELKKAVCESTPKIHERDTFGMAIRKWEAVGGNWKLQVLGVILADAMEQLEDFPAGDSKDRDEFIQGWDKFLKNLAELDVYDAPNLKRIIDGRALAKALGISPGVWTGKALDVCMAWQLRNPGETNPDGAVQAVRDKSQELGIKLPE, encoded by the exons ATGTCAACAAACAGATCTGTCCAGCTCACCCAGcgggagcagcagctccggctTCTCCTCGTAAACGTTGCCAAATTCATCGATACGACGGTTAAGCTTGACCAACCGCTGGTGTTGCGTTGGGCGGGAGGCTGGGTGCGAGATAGGCTCTTGGGAACAGAGAGCCACGACATTGACGTGGCAATTAATGCCATGACCGGACAGCAGTTTGCACAGCATCTTTCAGA GCTTCATCACATCGCAAGCAATCCAGACAAGTCCAAACATCTTGAGACTGCCATGGTCAAGCTGTTTGGTATGGACTTGGATTTTGTCAATCTTCGCAAAGAGACATATGCCGAAGATAGTCGCAATCCTCAAATGGAGTTTGGGACtgcagaggaagatgccCTTCGCCGTGATGCCACCATAAACGCCCTGTTTTATAATTTGCACACGGAGCAAATTGAAGATTTTACTGGCGGTATCCGTGATATGGATGCAAAGACAATTCGAACACCCTTAGAGCCTTTCCAAACGTTCATGGACGACCCTCTTAGGGTACTGCGCCTAATTCGATTCGCTGCTCGGCTAGGCTTTACCATAGACGCAGAGTCAGAAAAGTTCATGAGTGACAAGAGGGTACTTGAGGCTCTCCGGAAAAAAATCAGCCGCGAAAGGGTTGGCGTCGAGCTGGAAAAAATGTTGAAAG GCAAAACTCCCCGAGTGGCCCTGGAGTTGATAAATCGCCTTAGTCTCTACCAGGCCATCTTCAGTGATCCGCTGCAAGAAAATACATCGATGCCTGATATATCTCGATGGCACGTTTCGTATAGCTGCCTCGACGAATTACTGAAGAATCGCGCTCCTGGATCAATATGCCAGATACTggttgacgacgacgagacgacATATCTGGCGTGGAATCTCGCTGCTGTTAGCCCCTGGATTCCTGTAGAAGATCGATCtggaggcaaaaagaaggcgAATGCTCTCCCTCCGGTCGGTATCATTGCTCGTGAAGGTTTCAAAGCTTCCAATAAGCTCACGACCATCATGGCAGCCTGCCACAAACATCGTGTTGAGATACTGGAACTGAAAAAGGCGGTATGCGAATCTACACCGAAAATACACGAACGAGACACCTTTGGTATGGCCATCAGAAAGTGGGAAGCGGTGGGTGGGAACTGGAAGCTTCAGGTCTTGGGAGTGATACTGGCCGATGCCATGGAGCAACTGGAGGACTTTCCTGCGGGGGATAGCAAGG ACCGTGATGAATTTATTCAAGGATGGGACAAGTTCCTCAAAAATCTCGCTGAGCTTGACGTCTACGACGCCCCAAACCTGAAACGTATTATAGATGGCCGCGCTCTAGCTAAAGCGCTGGGCATCTCACCAGGCGTCTGGACGGGCAAAGCTTTAGACGTATGCATGGCTTGGCAGCTACGAAATCCTGGCGAAACGAACCCTGATGGCGCTGTACAGGCCGTAAGAGATAAATCCCAAGAACTAGGCATAAAACTACCAGAGTAG
- a CDS encoding pyridine nucleotide-disulfide oxidoreductase domain-containing protein produces the protein MILTLPRRAAWTRRNLFLRGSVRNYSVSPCLSRQADAPFRMAVVGSGPAGFYTAYRVMSKLPQARVDMYEALPVPFGLVRHGVAPDHPEVKNCKDKFDEVASSPNFTFVLMSHYDSVVFAYGAAEDKKLHIPGEASLKGIYSAREFVGWYNGHPDCGQHEPDLSRAEEAVIIGQGNVALDVARILLEDVDVLRKTDISDRALAQLAQSRIKRVHVVGRRGPMQAAFTIKEVRELMKLSGVAFHGADNSLIPAALDTLPRATKRLMEVIRKGTSASVSETPKSWSLDNCLSPKAFIEDRRNPSLVGSTEFYVTKLDDPFNPRSSVARTDETVTLPSDIAFRSVGYKSVALPGFTEVGIQFDEKRGIITNDGLGRATQSSTDLVEPAGTHPPALPGVYCSGWVKRGPTGVIASTMSDAFITGDAVVHDWLSGAPFLGRSGNGTAEGWEAIRADVGAQADEVVTWDQWRQIDQAETAQGLTRGKPREKFTSIRDMLSSIK, from the exons ATGATTCTCACCCTTCCCAGGCGAGCGGCGTGGACACGTCGAAATCTCTTTCTCAGAGGCTCCGTGAGAAATTACAGTGTCTCACCATGTCTCTCGCGGCAGGCCGATGCCCCATTTCGCATGGCCGTAGTTGGATCCGGTCCTGCTGGATTTTATACAGCATATCGTGTCATGTCTAAGCTTCCACAGGCCCGTGTGGACATGTACGAGGCTTTGCCGGTCCCGTTTGGTCTTGTGCGCCACGGAGTTGCTCCAGACCATCCCGAAGTaaag AACTGCAAAGACAAATTTGATGAAGTTGCTTCCTCTCCCAACTTTACGTTT GTGCTCATGAGTCATTACGACTCTGTTGTCTTTGCATACGGGGCGGcagaggacaagaagcttCACATTCCAGGCGAAGCATCTCTTAAAGGCATTTACTCAGCCCGCGAATTCGTCGGCTGGTACAATGGCCATCCAGATTGTGGCCAGCATGAGCCAGATCTTTCACGGGCAGAGGAAGCAGTCATCATCGGCCAAGGCAATGTTGCCTTGGACGTAGCCAGAATTTTACTAGAGGATGTTGATGTGCTACGGAAGACTGATATATCAGATCGAGCCCTCGCACAGCTAGCACAAAGCCGCATTAAGAGGGTTCATGTTGTAGGACGGAGAGGGCCAATGCAG GCGGCTTTTACAATCAAGGAAGTGCGAGAGTTAATGAAACTTTCTGGGGTGGCTTTTCATGGAGCGGATAACTCGCTGATACCAGCAGCTCTTGATACTCTTCCAAGAGCCACCAAGAGACTCATGGAAGTCATTCGAAAGGGAACGTCAGCTAGCGTTTCTGAGACACCGAAATCTTGGTCACTAGACAACTGCTTGTCGCCAAAAGCCTTTATTGAAGACAGGCGGAATCCTTCTCTTGTAGGCAGCACCGAGTTTTATGTAACGAAGCTGGATGATCCATTCAACCCTCGATCATCGGTAGCTCGTACAGACGAAACTGTTACCCTTCCATCAGATATAGCTTTTCGATCTGTCGGTTACAAATCAGTGGCTCTACCGGGATTTACCGAGGTCGGTATCCAATTCGATGAGAAGCGAGGGATCATCACCAACGACGGGCTGGGCCGAGCAACACAATCGTCAACCGACCTTGTTGAGCCCGCCGGGACTCATCCACCGGCTCTACCTGGCGTCTACTGCTCTGGCTGGGTTAAACGAGGTCCCACTGGCGTGATTGCGTCTACCATGAGCGACGCATTCATAACTGGCGATGCTGTGGTGCACGACTGGCTGTCAGGGGCTCCCTTTCTAGGTCGCTCAGGAAACGGCACGGCTGAGGGATGGGAGGCAATCAGAGCTGACGTTGGCGCCCAAGCTGATGAAGTAGTCACTTGGGATCAATGGCGCCAGATAGACCAAGCCGAAACAGCGCAAGGGCTAACGAGAGGTAAACCTAGAGAAAAGTTCACCAGCATTAGAGACATGCTCAGCTCCATCAAATGA
- a CDS encoding GNS1/SUR4 family domain-containing protein has product MADSLPLPSVERPFGIHLWPLFSKAFEYVAGYPAEEFDFVVGKTPMSTLRDTSIFVAIYYLIIFGGRELMRSREPFKLKTLFLIHNFVLTAVSAVLLALFFEQLLPTIVRRGTLFAVCDADGGWTQPLVVLYYMTYLTKYLELLDTVFLFLKKKPLTFLHCYHHGATAVLCYTQLIGSTSVQWVPITLNLFVHVVMYWYYFQSARGVRIWWKEWVTRLQIIQFVIDLGFVYFASYTYFTYNYWPWMPNWGNCAGKEFAAYSGIIVLSSYLVLFISFYFATYANKGKKSTTQKSTRQASKASASASGVSAQGEGYAATNGVSTRSRKAKN; this is encoded by the exons ATGGCAGACTCTCTGCCCCTTCCCAGCGTCGAAAGACCTTTTGGCATCCATCTGTGGCCGCTCTTTAGCAAGGCGTTTGAGTATGTGGCAGGATATCCGGCCGAGGAGTTCGACTTTGTCGTTGGCAAGACGCCCATGTCCACGCTGAGGGACACGTCCATCTTTGTCGCCATTTACTACCTCATTATTTTCGGTGGCCGCGAGCTGATGCGGAGTCGAGAGCCCTTCAAGCTCAAGACGCTCTTTCTGATACACAACTTCGTCCTCACGGCCGTCAGCGCTGTTCTcctcgcccttttctttgagCAATTGCTCCCCACTATCGTTCGACGCGGAACCCTCTTCGCTGTCTGCGATGCTGATGGCGGCTGGACACAACCTCTCGTGGTCCTGTACTAT ATGACCTATCTCACCAAATATCTCGAACTCCTGGACACggttttcctcttcctcaagaagaagcctctGACTTTCCTTCACTGCTACCACCACGGCGCAACGGCGGTCCTTTGCTATACACAGCTAATTGGAAGCACATCGGTCCAATGGGTTCCCATCACTCTGAACCTCTTTGTCCATGTCGTCATGTACTGGTACTATTTCCAGAGCGCTCGCGGGGTGCGCATCTGGTGGAAGGAGTGGGTGACTCGCCTGCAAATCATCCAGTTTGTCATTGACCTTGGCTTCGTCTATTTTGCATCATACACATACTTTACATACAACTACTGGCCTTGGATGCCCAACTGGGGCAACTGCGCCGGCAAGGAATTCGCTGCCTACTCTGGCATCATTGTTCTCAGCTCATatctcgtcctcttcatttCCTTTTACTTTGCAACTTATGCAAACAAGGGGAAGAAGTCTACTACGCAGAAATCGACACGCCAGGCTTCAAAGGCATCAGCTTCGGCATCTGGAGTGTCCGCCCAGGGCGAGGGCTATGCTGCTACCAACGGCGTTTCGACTCGGTCTCGAAAGGCCAAGAACTAA
- a CDS encoding phosphatidylinositolglycan class N (PIG-N) domain-containing protein, with protein MAAMGRLGFLAVAVVFHLVYIYSIFDIYFVSPIVSGMQLVSVDRPANIKSPADRLVLFVGDGLRADKAFQAFPEPYPESDEDLIPRHLAPFIRSRALQHGTFGVSHTRVPTESRPGHVAMIAGLYEDVSAVATGWKLNPVNFDSVFNRSRHTWSWGSPDILPMFERGAVPGRVDAYMYAADFEDFSKDATHLDIWVFDHVKDLFTQAATNKTLNRALRPFSKEYLHNIQIVDKGVQEVTDLIQKFYADDRTAFVFTADHGMSDWGSHGDGHPDNTRTPLVCWGSGVAPPVLHPGTIAPGHDELSADWGLDHVQRHDVAQADIAALMSYLIGAEFPVNSVGKLPLPYLSANTRQKAEGLLANAREILEMYRVKEEKKQANEMRYKPYGAFGDAGLAPAQRVANIEQLISLGKYEEAIEESDALINLTLEGLRYLQTYDWLFLRALITVGYLGWITYAITTVINLYVVPASTAPKRSTSTVFGFLSVLAALYASFIASKSPSTYYAYALFPVVFWEEVYAQRENLREGGRLLFGHMGSASHITAFAVNAIIYCAVIVSLALGYIHREILTGLFILGTIWPVVCGTSFIRSNALLSIAWAISCLVMSTFTLLPAMKHENVDMIVASGVIMSLIGVLYMIFEPFVLSDFSSETAKSSNHTNSLVARVATGIQVGLIILATIVTRSSSLSIQAKQGLPLGNQIMGWIVLVSSFLTPLLHRLSPNSNFMHRLAMMFFTCAPTFIIFTISYEGLFYVAFSLLLVIWVRLEYRIETFGKSQAASTNGSAKTDKAVSHRPLRLSDARVSLFFMVLLQSAFFSTGNVASVSSFSLDSVNRLIPVFDPFSQGALLILKLMIPFVLISANLGVLNKRLQVAPSAFFMVVMAVSDILTLYFFWVVKDEGSWLEIGSTISHFVIASLLCVFVALLEGVSAMFINGIDVGDGSSQNPKIRANGNKDSKKEI; from the exons atggccgccatGGGCCGGTTGGGCTTCCTGGCCGTTGCAGTGGTTTTCCACTTGGTCTACATTTATTCCATCTTCGATATCTATTTTGTCAGCCCCATTGTATCTGGCATGCAGCTGGTGTCAGTGGACCGCCCTGCAAATATAAAGAGTCCTGCGGATCGATTAGTCCTCTTTGTTG GCGACGGATTACGTGCCGACAAAGCATTTCAAGCCTTCCCTGAGCCATATCCCGAGTCGGACGAAGACCTCATCCCCAGACACTTGGCTCCCTTTATTCGCTCCCGAGCCCTCCAGCATGGAACCTTTGGAGTTTCGCACACGCGTGTTCCTACCGAATCCCGGCCTGGCCATGTGGCCATGATTGCTGGCCTTTACGAGGATGTTTCTGCAGTGGCAACGGGATGGAAACTTAACCCTGTCAATTTTGACAGCGTCTTCAACAGGAGTCGTCATACCTGGAGTTGGGGCAGCCCTGATATCTTGCCAATGTTTGAGCGTGGAGCTGTTCCCGGTCGTGTAGATGCATATATGTATGCCGCCGACTTCGAAGATTTCTCCAAAGATGCGACGCATCTTGACATCTGGGTTTTTGATCACGTCAAAGATTTATTCACCCAGGCTGCAACCAACAAGACCCTCAATCGAGCCCTTCG ACCTTTCTCAAAAGAGTACCTGCACAATATCCAAATCGTCGATAAAGGTGTTCAAGAGGTGACAGACCTCATCCAGAAATTCTATGCAGATGACCGAACTGCATTCGTCTTCACTGCGGATCATGGCATGAGCGATTGGGGTAGTCACGGTGATGGCCATCCAGACAATACGAGAACGCCTTTGGTCTGTTGGGGCTCGGGTGTGGCTCCCCCTGTTCTCCATCCGGGAACAATTGCCCCGGGCCACGACGAATTATCGGCCGATTGGGGACTGGATCATGTTCAAAGACATGACGTCGCACAGGCTGATATCGCTGCGCTCATGTCCTATCTCATCGGCGCCGAGTTTCCTGTAAACTCCGTAGGCAAGCTGCCTCTCCCATATTTGTCCGCCAATACTCGTCAAAAGGCGGAAGGGCTGTTGGCCAATGCTCGCGAGATATTAGAGATGTACAGggtgaaggaagagaagaagcaagcaaacgAAATGAGATATAAGCCGTATGGTGCCTTTGGCGATGCAGGTCTTGCTCCGGCACAACGTGTGGCCAACATTGAGCAACTAATCTCACTCGGAAAATATGAAGAAGCTATTGAGGAATCTGACGCCCTCATCAACCTCACCCTGGAAGGATTGCGCTATCTTCAAACCTACGATTGGCTATTTCTGCGAGCCTTGATAACAGTTGGATACCTCGGTTGGATAACATATGCTATCACGACGGTGATCAACTTGTATGTGGTTCCGGCATCAACTGCACCCAAACGCAGCACCTCGACCGTTTTTGGGTTCCTTTCCGTATTGGCCGCACTATATGCGTCCTTTATAGCATCCAAGTCTCCTTCGACATATTACGCATATGCCCTCTTTCCCGTAGTATTCTGGGAAGAGGTTTACGCTCAGAGGGAGAACCTGCGGGAAGGAGGCCGGTTGCTCTTTGGGCATATGGGATCAGCTAGCCATATTACAGCCTTTGCTGTAAATGCAATTATTTACTGCGCTGTTATAGTGTCTTTG GCCCTCGGCTACATCCATCGTGAAATCCTAACCGGTCTGTTCATCTTGGGAACAATATGGCCCGTCGTGTGTGGCACGTCCTTTATCCGCTCCAATGCTCTTCTCAGCATAGCATGGGCGATATCTTGTTTGGTTATGAGCACTTTCACGCTCTTGCCAGCAATGAAACACGAGAACGTTGATATGAT TGTGGCCAGCGGTGTGATCATGAGTCTGATTGGAGTGCTCTATATGATTTTTGAGCCTTTCGTACTGTCCGACTTTTCCTCTGAGACTGCCAAGTCCAGTAATCACACAAATTCCTTGGTTGCTCGGGTGGCAACGGGTATTCAG GTCGGCCTCATTATCCTTGCCACAATAGTGACACGCTCCAGCTCCCTGTCGATTCAAGCCAAGCAGGGCTTGCCTCTGGGGAACCAGATCATGGGATGGATTGTTCTTG TATCATCCTTTTTGACCCCCTTACTACATCGGTTATCGCCAAACAGCAATTTCATGCACCGCCTTGCCATGATGTTCTTCACGTGCGCTCCGacattcatcatcttcacgaTTTCTTACGAGGGTCTATTTTATGTTGCTTTCTCACTTCTGTTGGTCATTTGGGTACGTCTAGAGTATCGTATCGAGACGTTTGGCAAAAGCCAAGCCGCCAGCACGAATGGGTCTGCAAAGACCGACAAAGCCGTATCGCATCGACCCTTGCGGCTATCGGATGCCCGTGTTTCCCTGTTCTTCATGGTCCTCCTTCAGTCAGCTTTCTTCAGTACCGGAAACGTTGCATCCGTCTCGTCATTCAGCTTAGACAGCGTTAATCGGCTGATCCCCGTGTTTGATCCATTTTCCCAAGGAGCACTTCTGATTCTCAAGTTGATGATCCCATTTGTTCTCATTTCCGCAAATCTTGGCGTTTTGAACAAGCGACTTCAAGTGGCTCCGTCAGCATTCTTCATGGTGGTCATGGCAGTCAGCGATATCCTGACCCTTTACTTCTTCTGGGTCGTTAAAGACGAGGGCTCTTGGTTGGAGATAGGATCCACCATCAGCCATTTTGTTATTGCCAGTCTTTTGTGCGTATTTGTTGCACTTCTCGAAGGAGTCAGTGCCATGTTCATCAATGggattgatgttggtgatgggtCGTCCCAAAACCCGAAAATTCGGGCCAACGGCAACAAGGACTCGAAAAAGGAGATATAG
- a CDS encoding electron transfer flavoprotein domain-containing protein, giving the protein MLSLTRQLLSKRGGAVFGTTLRQASKYSRSNALSTLAILEQRDGQLIQGSLSAVTAGTKLGGSVHAFLAGSSVSTAAEQAAKVNGLEKIITVENGAYDKGLPENYAPLLVENIKKGGYTHVIAGHTAFGKSVLPRVAALLDSQQISDVTAIEDEKTFVRPIYAGNAIATVESTDAIKILTIRGTAFPAATPEQASTPIESGVDAKSEAASEWVSEDLAKSDRPDLSTAGKVVSGGRGLKSKEEFDKVMLPLADALGAAVGASRAAVDSGYADNSLQVGQTGKVVAPQLYMAVGISGAIQHLAGMKDSKVIAAINKDPDAPIFQIADVGLVGDLFEKVPELTEKIKSS; this is encoded by the exons ATGTTGTCGCTGACTAGGCAACTGCTCTCCAAGCGTGGAGGCGCAGTCTTTGGCACAACCCTGCGACAGGCGTCCAAGTACAGCCGAAGCAATGCCCTCTCTACATTGGCTATCCTAGAGCAGCGAGACGGCCAGCTGATTCAAGGCTCGCTCAGTGCTGTTACAGCGGGCACCAAGCTTGGCGGCTCTGTTCACGCCTTTCTGGCCGGCAGCAGTGTTTCAACGGCGGCAGAGCAGGCTGCCAAAGTAAACGGGCTGGAAAAGATCATCACCGTAGAGAACGGTGCCTATGACAAA GGCCTTCCAGAGAACTATGCGCCATTGTTGGTTGAGAACATCAAGAAGGGCGGCTACACCCACGTCATTGCCGGCCACACAGCTTTCGGCAAAAGCGTCCTACCGAGAGTTGCAGCCCTGCTTGACTCGCAGCAGATTTCGGATGTCACAGCTATCGAAGACGAAAAGACATTCGTCCGCCCCATATATGCCGGAAACGCCATAGCTACCGTCGAATCTACcgatgccatcaagattCTCACCATCCGTGGCACAGCCTTTCCCGCTGCAACCCCCGAACAGGCCTCTACCCCCATCGAGAGCGGAGTGGATGCCAAATCAGAGGCTGCTTCAGAGTGGGTGTCTGAGGACTTGGCCAAGTCGGATCGCCCAGATCTTTCTACCGCTGGCAAGGTGGTCTCGGGAGGTCGTGGACTCAAGTCAAAGGAGGAATTCGACAAGGTCATGCTGCCTCTGGCTGATGCGCTGGGTGCCGCCGTTGGCGCATCACGAGCCGCTGTCGACAGCGGATACGCAGACAACAGTCTCCAGGTTGGACAGACTGGAAAGGTTGTTGCCCCTCAGCTGTACATGGCCGTTGGAATCTCAGGCGCCATCCAGCACTTGGCGGGCATGAAGGATAGCAAGGTCATTGCGGCCATCAACAAAGATCCTGATGCGCCCATCTTCCAGATCGCCGATGTCGGACTCGTCGGTGACCTCTTCGAAAAGGTCCCGGAATTAACAGAGAAGATTAAGAGCTCTTAA